The DNA region TCGCCGCGTGGTCCATGTCCTGCATCTCCTTGATGTCCGCGCCGGCCGCGAAGACCTTCTCGCCGCCGTAGAGGACGACGGCCCGCACGTCGTCACGGGCGGTCGCCTCCGCCGCGAGGTCCTTCAGCCGGTCCTGGAGCGCGATGTCCAGGGCGTTCATCGGGGGGCGGTCGAGCCGGATCGTGCCGACGCCCTCGGCGACTTCGAGATGCACAGTTGTCATGCGGGGCACGTTAGCCGTGCCCCGCACGCCGCGGGTGAAAGGGTCGGGTCCCGAAAGTGCGGTTCAGGTCCCGCAAGTGCGGTTCCGGTCCCGGAGCTGCCGGAAGGCCTAGGCCTTCCACTTCTCCCAGGACATGTTCCAGCCGCTGTAGCCGTTCTCCGGGGCGATGATCTTGTCGTTCGAGTTCTTCACCACGACGACGTCACCGACCATCGAGTGGTTGAAGAACCAGGCGGACGGCACCTTCTTGTCGTAGCCGCCGCGCACGTCCCGCAGGCCGATGCAGCCGTGCGAGGCGTTGTAGTTGCCGAACGCGTCGCCGCCCCAGTAGTTGCCGTGGATGAACGTGCCGGACGTGGACAGGCGCTGGGCGTGCGGCACGTCCTTGATGTCGTACTCGCCGCCGTAGCCGACGGTCTCGCCGTTCATGCGGGTCACCTTGAGGCGCTCGCTGATGACCATCTGGCCGTTCCACGTCTCGTAGCCGGGCTTGCCGGTGGTGACGGGGATCTTCTTGAGGACCTTGCCGTCGCGCACGACGGTCATCTTCTTGGTCTTGACGTCGACGGTGGAGACCTGGCTGCGGCCGATCTCGAAGGTGATCGTCTTGGCCTGCTTGCCGTAGACCCCCGGGCGGCCCTCGACGCCGTCGAGGTTCATCTTCACCGTGACCTTGGTGCCCGGCTTCCAGTACTTCTCCGGGCGGAAGTCCAGGCGGTCGTTGCCGAACCAGTGGCCCTCGACGGGCACGGACGGCTCGGTCTTGATCTCGATGGCCTTCTCGACCGCGTCCGGCGCCGTGATGCCGCGCGAGAAGGTCACCGAGAACGGCATCCCGACGCCGACCTTGGTGCCGTCCTCGGGGTTGAACTGGCCGACGAAGGTGTTCTTCGGCACCAGGGTCGTGAACGCCGATTCCTTGGCGGACGTGCGGCCCTCGGAGTCCTTGGCGATCGCGTGGACCTTGTACTTGGTCCCGGCGGCGAGGTGCCTCTCGGGCATCCACTTCGCGCCACCGGCGACGATCTTCCCGGGGACGGCCTTGCCCTTGGGGTCCTTGACCGTCACCTCCGACAGCTTGCCCTTGGCCGCGGATATCTTCAGCGCCCCGCTGGTGGCGACGGCGTCCGCGCCGTCCTTGGGAGCGATGGTGACGACGGCCCGCGAGGGCTTGTTGTCGTCCGCCTTGCCCTTGCCGCCGTCCCCGTCGCCGGAGTCGGAGCCGCCGCCGCACGCGGTGACGAGCAGCAGCGTCGCCCCGGACGCCGCCGCGAACAGTGTGTCGGCGCCCCGCCGCCGCCCGCGCTTTCGCGTGTGAGCCGACGCCCCCGATATCGGTCGCCCGTTCAAGATTTTCTCCCCTCGCACGGCCCGATCAGGCCCGCACTCCAGTGCCCCGCGCGGTGGTCGAGAATGAGCCGACTCGCGCACTGCGCTAGATAACCACAGGCCCAGAAGCGATGACTCCCCGCCAATGTCACCGTTCCGTTCCAACTGCGTTCACGGTGCGGACCTGTGGCTGTCAGGGGCGGCCCGAGCGGGGCCTCTTGTCGTCCTTTTTCCCATCTGCGGCTTTCTTTCCCGTCTTCCATTCCTCCCAGTCCATGTTCCAGCCGCCCAGTCCGTTGTCGGGAGCCACTTTCTTGTCGTCGCTGTTGACGACCTCGACGACGTCACCGATGAGGGTCCGGTCGAAGAACCAGCCCGCGGGAGTACGGGAACTGCCGCCCTTCACGTCGCGCAGGCCCACACAGCCGTGGCTGACGTTGGTCTTGCCCGGGGCGTTCGGCGCCCAGTAGTTGCCGTGCAGAAAGGTGCCGGAGGTGGTCAGGCGCATCGCGTGCGGCACGTCCGGGATGTCGTACTCGCCGCCGAAGCCGACGGTGCGGCTGTTCATGCGGGTCACCTCGAGCATCTCGGTGACGACCATCTTGCCGTTGTACGTCGTGGTCTTCGGGGCGCCCGCGGTGATCGGGACCGTGGCGAGCAGCTCGCCGTCCCGGCGCACCTCCATGGTGTGCGCGGCGGCGTCGACCAGGCTGACCTGGCTGCGGCCGACGGTGAAGGAGAACGTCTTGTCCTGCAGGCCGTAGACGCCGGGCGCGGCCTTCACGTCGCGCAGGTCCAGGTCCACGGTGACCTTGGTGCCCGGCTTCCAGTACTTCTCGGGGCGGAAGTCCAGACGCGTGGCGCCGAACCAGTGCGGCCGGACCTCCACGGCCGGCTCCGCGGTGACGCGGACGGCCCGCTGGACGGCCTTCCTGTCGGCGACCTCGCGGTTGAACTCCAGGGAGACGATCATGCCGGTGCCGACCGTGGCGCGGTGCTCCGGCGTGACGTACCCGATGAAGCGCTCGTCGGGGACGAACGTGGTGAAGGTGGTGTGCCGGGCCGTGCGCCGCCCGTGGCCGTCCAGGGCGACCGCGTCCACCGTGTACTTCGCGGCGAGCGCGAGCGGGCCGTCGTCCACCGGGCGCCAGGTCGAGCGGTCCGCGCCGATGCGCCCGGCCACCTCTACCTCCTGCGCGTCCTGGGAGCGCACCACCCGCACGGACTCCAGGCGCCCGTCCGGCACCCGCACTTCGAGGCGCTCCCCCGCCCGCACGTTCTTGTCCCCGTCGCCGGGCGTGACCCGGATCGCGTCGGCGGGCCGCGGCGGCTTGCCCAGCATCCCGTCGAGCTCGGACCCGGAGCAGCCCGTCGCCCCGAGTGCCAGTCCTGCCCATGCCACCGCTGCGGCCAGCGCGGCCCCTGCGCGCCGAGCGCGTCTCGTTGCCTGTCTCACGTGGGTCCCAACGACCGTGCCCGCCCGGGGAAACGTGAGTGCGACGCACCGGCTGGGCAGAACAGACAGCAAGGACGTCGTGCGGGCAGCCGCGGCCGGGACGCCGCACGCCCTGAGCGCGCGCGTCGACCGGCCGGAGCCGCGGGAGGCGAGCAGGTGTCGAGCGCAGCCGAGCAGGAGGCAGTCCAGCGGGCGCGGGCCCGGGTCCGCGGCCGGCCGGACGACGGCACGGACACCGCCGCCGGACCCAACGGCGGGCGCGGTGCGCGGGCCCGGCAGGCGCCCGCGCGGACCGTGTGGCCGGGGGCGCCGACGCCGCTGGGCGCCCGGTTCCGGGTCGGGCCCGACGGGGTCGCGGGCACCAACTTCGCGCTGTGGGCGGGCGGCGCGGAGGCCGTCGAGCTGTGTCTGTTCGACGAGGACGACGGCGGCCGTGCCACCGAGACGCGCTGCCCGTTGACGGAGCTGACGCACGAGATCTGGCACGGCTTCCTGCCGGGGGTCCGGCCGGGGCAGCGGTACGGCTTCCGGGTGCACGGCCGCTGGGACCCGTGGACGGGCGCCCGGTTCAACCCCGCGAAGCTGCTGCTCGACCCCTATGCCCGCGCCGTCGACGCGGGCACCGGCAACGACTACGGCGCGCTGCCGCCCGAGGTGTACGGCCATGTGCGGGACTGGCCGCAGCAGCACGTCGCCGACACCGTGCGCGACGACCGCGACTCGGCACCCCACGTGCCCAAGGGCGTCGTGGTGCACGACGACGCGCCGGACGACGAGTGGTGCGAGGACCGGCGCCCGAAGACTCCGTGGGCGGACTCCGTCATCTACGAAGTGCACGTCCGCGGCTTCACGAAGCTGCACCCCGGGGTCCCCGAGGAGCTGCGCGGCACCTACGCGGGCCTCGCGCACCCGGCCGCCGTCGACCATCTCGTACGCCTCGGCGTGACGGCCGTCGAGCTGCTTCCCGTGCACCAGTTCGCGCACGAGGACCATCTGCTGCGCCGGGGCCTGAGGAACTACTGGGGCTACAACTCGATCGGGTACTTCGCCCCGCACGCGGCGTACGCGGCGTCCGGCACCCGCGGCCAGCAGGTCGGCGAGTTCCGGCGGATGGTGCGGGCGCTGCACGAGGCGGGGATCGAGGTGATCCTGGACGTCGTCTACAACCACACGGCCGAGGCGGACGAGCTCGGGCCGATGCTGTCCCTGAAGGGCATCGACAACCGCGGCTACTACCGGCTCCAGGACGACCCGCGCCGGTACGCCGACTACACCGGGTGCGGCAACACCCTGCACGTCGTCCAGCCGCACGTGCTGCGTCTGATCACCGACTCGCTGCGGTACTGGGTGTCGGAGATGGGCGTGGACGGCTTCCGCTTCGACCTCGCGGCGGCGCTCGCGCGCTCCTTCCACGACGTCGACATGCTCTCGCCGTTCCTCGCGGTCATCGCGCAGGACCCGGTCCTGCGGCGCGTGAAGCTGATCGCCGAGCCGTGGGACGTCGGGTCGGGCGGCTATCAGGTGGGGGCGTTCCCGCCGCTGTGGACGGAGTGGAACGACCGGTACCGGGGTGCGGTGCGGGACTTCTGGCGGGGCGCCCTGCCGGACGTGCGGGACCTCGGCTACCGGCTCTCGGGGTCGAGCGACCTGTACGCGTGGGGCGGGCGGCGGCCGTACGCGTCGGTGAACTTCGTGACGGCCCACGACGGCTTCACGCTGCGCGACCTGGTGACGTACGAACGCAAGCACAACGAGGCCAACGGCGAGGGCAACAGGGACGGTTCGAACGACAACCGGTCCTGGAACTGCGGGGTCGAGGGCGAGACGGACGACGCGGACGTGACCGCGCTGCGGCGGCGCCAGCTGCGGAACCTGATGACGACGCTGCTGCTCTCGACGGGCGTGCCGATGCTCGTCGCGGGCGACGAGATGGGGCGCACCCAGCGCGGCAGCAACAACGCGTACTGCCAGGACAACGAGATCAGCTGGGTGGACTGGGAGCAGCGCGAGCAGCCCGGGTGGCGGCAGCTGCTGAGCCTCACGTCCCGGCTCATCGCGCTGCGGCACCGGCATCCGGTGCTGCGGCGGCGGTCCTTCTTCTCCGGCCGGGCGCACTCGGCGGACGGGCTGCGGGACCTGGCGTGGTTCACGGCGCGCGGTACGGAGATGACGGAGGCCGACTGGTACGCGCCCGCGGCGACGCTCGGCATGTACCTGTCGGGGCGCGACATACCGGGGCGGGACGCGCGCGGGGCCGCGGTCACGGACGACAGCTTCCTCGCGGTGCTGCACGCCGCGGAGCGGCCCGTCGACTTCCTGCTGCCGGGGCCGCCGTGGGCCGCCGCGTACGAGGTCCTCGTCGACACCTCCCTGGAGGAGCAGGAGGACGCACCGGGGGCGCTGCTCGCCGCGGGGGCGACGGTGCGGGTGCAGGCGCGGTCGGTGCTGTTGCTGCGGGCGGTGCCGGGGGACGCGCCGCCGGGAGACGGGAGGGCTGAGAACCCTGAGGCGGGGGACGCGCACGGGACTTGATGGGCTTTCAGGTCCGTACCAAGGTATTGCCCATGGCGCGGACCCGGACGAAGCTCACCGCATGGACCTGGAGTTGCGGCACCTGAAGACGATCCGGGCGATCGCCGACGCGGGCAGCCTCACCAAGGCTGCCACCGCCCTCGGCCTCGCGCAGCCCGCGCTCAGCACCCAGCTGAAGCGCATCGAGCGGGCCCTGGGCGGGGAGTTGTTCGAGCGCGGGCGGTCCGGGGTGCGGGCCACCGCGCTCGGTGAGTTCGTGCTCGCCCGGGCCCGGATCGTGCTGCCCGCCGTCACCGGGCTCCAGGAGGAGGCCGAGCGGTTCACGCGCGCCTTGCCCGATCGGCGCGGGTTCCGGCTCGGCGGGACGCACGGGCCGCTGCTCGGGGGGCTCGTGGACCGGCTTGCCGCCGCGCACCCCGATCAGCCCGTGTCGACGTACACCTCCTGGTCGGAGCGGGAGATCGCCGCCCAAGTGGCGGACGCGCGACTCGACTTCGCGCTGGTGGGGACGTGTGGGGCGGCCGTACCGCCGGAGAACGAGCGGCTCGTGTGGCGCGAGGTGGCGCGCGACCCGGTGTTCGTCATGCTGGCCACCGGGCATCCGCTGGCCGGGGCCGCGGAGGTCGACCTGGCCGACTTCGCGGGCGAGGCGTGGACGGACGTGCCCGGGGACGGGTGCTTCGGGGACTGCTTCACCGCGGCGTGCGCGCGGGCGGGGTTCGCCCCCACCTCCGTGTACGAGACCGACACCGCGTCGTGCGTGCATCTGGTGCAGGTGGGGCGGGCCGTGGGGTTGTGCCGGGCCACGTTTCCGCCGACCGCGGGGGTGGTCACGCGGCCGCTGGCGGGGGCGCCGCTGTACTGGCGGCATCTGCTGGGGTGGCATCCGGAGACGTACGCGCACGACAGTGCGGCGGAGGTGCTTGCGCTGGCTCGGGCCGTGCACGCGGCTGCCGCCGCGCGTAGCGAGAGCTATTCGGCGTGGCTGGCTCTGCCGGGGGCGGACGTGGGCTGAGCCCTCGCGGGGCGCCGCCGTTCGCGCTGCGCGCCCGTCCGCGAACGCCGGACAGGCTGAGAACTTCGCCGGCGTCGGCTGGAAAGTGCGGGCCGGAGCGGCCGTCGGCCACCACCCGCGACCCGGTCCATAACGTCAGCGCAGGGGGGCAACTGGAATCTATTGACCGCCTGTTGACCCTTCTACGGTGTGGTCGACCGGAGAACGAGCGGATCCCGCTTCCCCGCTTGGGGGTCCGCCGCTCCCCGTCCACACCGAGGAGAGACCCCCATGCAGCTCAGACATGCCTCCCCGACTCAAGACAGCCGTAAGGCACTGCGCCGTGCCCAGGCGGCGGGTGCCGCGCTGGCCGCCGCCGGTGCGCTCGTCCTCGCCGGGCTGCCCGGCTCGGCGGTCGCGCAGTCCGACTCCCCGTCCCCCTCCCCCACACCCCGCGACGCCGCGGCGGCCGCCGCCGTGGAGCGGACGTCGCCCGAGGTCCTGAAGGCGATGCAGCGCGACCTGCGGCTCACCGCGGGCCAGGCCAAGGCGCGGCTCGTCAACGAGGCGGAGGCGGGGGCCGCGGGCGGCGCGCTGCGGTCGGCGCTCGGCCGTGACTTCGCGGGCGCCTGGGTGACCGGCGCCACCTCGGCCTCGCTCACCGTCGCCACCACCGACGCCCGGGACGTCGCGGCCATCGAGGCCGAGGGCGCGCGCGCCCTGGTGGTGCGCCACTCGCTCGGCCGGCTGGACGCCGCCAAGGCGAAGCTGGACCGGGCCGCGAAGAGCACCCGGACCGCCGACGCGCCCGTGTGGTTCGTCGACGTGAAGTCCAACGCGGTCGTGGTGCAGGCGGTCAAGACGTCGGCCGCCGACAAGCTGGTGAAGGCGGCGAAGGTCGACCGCGGGCTCGTCCAGGTCCAGCGGACCGCCGAACGGCCGCGGCCCTTCTACGACATCGTGGGCGGCGAGGCGTACTACATGGGCAGCGGTGGCCGCTGTTCGGTGGGCTTCTCCATCACGCAGGGGTCCACGCAGGGCTTCGCGACGGCGGGCCACTGCGGGCGTGCGGGCACCACCACGCGTGGCGTCAACCAGCAGGCCCAGGGCACGTTCCGCGGCTCGATCTTCCCGGGCCGGGACATGGCGTGGGTGGCCGCCAACGCGCAGTGGACGTCGACTCCGTACGTCAAGGGCTCCGGCGGTCAGCGCGTGAGCGTGGCGGGTTCGACGCAGTCGCCGGTGGGCGGCTCGATCTGCCGCTCCGGATCGACCACCGGCTGGCACTGCGGCACGATCTCGCAGCACAACACCAGCGTCACCTACCCCGAGGGCACCATCAGCGGTGTGACCCGTACGACCGTGTGCGCGGAGCCCGGTGACTCCGGCGGCTCGTACATCTCGGGCAGCCAGGCGCAGGGCGTCACCTCCGGCGGTTCGGGCAACTGCCGCTCCGGCGGCACCACGTTCCACCAGCCGATCAACCCGCTGCTCCAGCAGTACCAGCTGACGCTGAAGACGACGGGCGGCGGCCAGGACCCGGACCCGGGCGACCCGACCGGCACCTGGGCGGCGGGCTCCGTCTACTCGGCCGGTGACACCGTCACCTACAACGGCGCCACCTACCGCTGCCTCCAGGCGCACCAGGCCCAGCCCGG from Streptomyces flavofungini includes:
- a CDS encoding LysR family transcriptional regulator; this translates as MDLELRHLKTIRAIADAGSLTKAATALGLAQPALSTQLKRIERALGGELFERGRSGVRATALGEFVLARARIVLPAVTGLQEEAERFTRALPDRRGFRLGGTHGPLLGGLVDRLAAAHPDQPVSTYTSWSEREIAAQVADARLDFALVGTCGAAVPPENERLVWREVARDPVFVMLATGHPLAGAAEVDLADFAGEAWTDVPGDGCFGDCFTAACARAGFAPTSVYETDTASCVHLVQVGRAVGLCRATFPPTAGVVTRPLAGAPLYWRHLLGWHPETYAHDSAAEVLALARAVHAAAAARSESYSAWLALPGADVG
- a CDS encoding carbohydrate-binding protein, which translates into the protein MQLRHASPTQDSRKALRRAQAAGAALAAAGALVLAGLPGSAVAQSDSPSPSPTPRDAAAAAAVERTSPEVLKAMQRDLRLTAGQAKARLVNEAEAGAAGGALRSALGRDFAGAWVTGATSASLTVATTDARDVAAIEAEGARALVVRHSLGRLDAAKAKLDRAAKSTRTADAPVWFVDVKSNAVVVQAVKTSAADKLVKAAKVDRGLVQVQRTAERPRPFYDIVGGEAYYMGSGGRCSVGFSITQGSTQGFATAGHCGRAGTTTRGVNQQAQGTFRGSIFPGRDMAWVAANAQWTSTPYVKGSGGQRVSVAGSTQSPVGGSICRSGSTTGWHCGTISQHNTSVTYPEGTISGVTRTTVCAEPGDSGGSYISGSQAQGVTSGGSGNCRSGGTTFHQPINPLLQQYQLTLKTTGGGQDPDPGDPTGTWAAGSVYSAGDTVTYNGATYRCLQAHQAQPGWEPPNTPALWEAA
- a CDS encoding L,D-transpeptidase — encoded protein: MRQATRRARRAGAALAAAVAWAGLALGATGCSGSELDGMLGKPPRPADAIRVTPGDGDKNVRAGERLEVRVPDGRLESVRVVRSQDAQEVEVAGRIGADRSTWRPVDDGPLALAAKYTVDAVALDGHGRRTARHTTFTTFVPDERFIGYVTPEHRATVGTGMIVSLEFNREVADRKAVQRAVRVTAEPAVEVRPHWFGATRLDFRPEKYWKPGTKVTVDLDLRDVKAAPGVYGLQDKTFSFTVGRSQVSLVDAAAHTMEVRRDGELLATVPITAGAPKTTTYNGKMVVTEMLEVTRMNSRTVGFGGEYDIPDVPHAMRLTTSGTFLHGNYWAPNAPGKTNVSHGCVGLRDVKGGSSRTPAGWFFDRTLIGDVVEVVNSDDKKVAPDNGLGGWNMDWEEWKTGKKAADGKKDDKRPRSGRP
- a CDS encoding L,D-transpeptidase, with protein sequence MNGRPISGASAHTRKRGRRRGADTLFAAASGATLLLVTACGGGSDSGDGDGGKGKADDNKPSRAVVTIAPKDGADAVATSGALKISAAKGKLSEVTVKDPKGKAVPGKIVAGGAKWMPERHLAAGTKYKVHAIAKDSEGRTSAKESAFTTLVPKNTFVGQFNPEDGTKVGVGMPFSVTFSRGITAPDAVEKAIEIKTEPSVPVEGHWFGNDRLDFRPEKYWKPGTKVTVKMNLDGVEGRPGVYGKQAKTITFEIGRSQVSTVDVKTKKMTVVRDGKVLKKIPVTTGKPGYETWNGQMVISERLKVTRMNGETVGYGGEYDIKDVPHAQRLSTSGTFIHGNYWGGDAFGNYNASHGCIGLRDVRGGYDKKVPSAWFFNHSMVGDVVVVKNSNDKIIAPENGYSGWNMSWEKWKA
- the glgX gene encoding glycogen debranching protein GlgX; translation: MSSAAEQEAVQRARARVRGRPDDGTDTAAGPNGGRGARARQAPARTVWPGAPTPLGARFRVGPDGVAGTNFALWAGGAEAVELCLFDEDDGGRATETRCPLTELTHEIWHGFLPGVRPGQRYGFRVHGRWDPWTGARFNPAKLLLDPYARAVDAGTGNDYGALPPEVYGHVRDWPQQHVADTVRDDRDSAPHVPKGVVVHDDAPDDEWCEDRRPKTPWADSVIYEVHVRGFTKLHPGVPEELRGTYAGLAHPAAVDHLVRLGVTAVELLPVHQFAHEDHLLRRGLRNYWGYNSIGYFAPHAAYAASGTRGQQVGEFRRMVRALHEAGIEVILDVVYNHTAEADELGPMLSLKGIDNRGYYRLQDDPRRYADYTGCGNTLHVVQPHVLRLITDSLRYWVSEMGVDGFRFDLAAALARSFHDVDMLSPFLAVIAQDPVLRRVKLIAEPWDVGSGGYQVGAFPPLWTEWNDRYRGAVRDFWRGALPDVRDLGYRLSGSSDLYAWGGRRPYASVNFVTAHDGFTLRDLVTYERKHNEANGEGNRDGSNDNRSWNCGVEGETDDADVTALRRRQLRNLMTTLLLSTGVPMLVAGDEMGRTQRGSNNAYCQDNEISWVDWEQREQPGWRQLLSLTSRLIALRHRHPVLRRRSFFSGRAHSADGLRDLAWFTARGTEMTEADWYAPAATLGMYLSGRDIPGRDARGAAVTDDSFLAVLHAAERPVDFLLPGPPWAAAYEVLVDTSLEEQEDAPGALLAAGATVRVQARSVLLLRAVPGDAPPGDGRAENPEAGDAHGT